Proteins found in one Sorghum bicolor cultivar BTx623 chromosome 1, Sorghum_bicolor_NCBIv3, whole genome shotgun sequence genomic segment:
- the LOC8084152 gene encoding vegetative cell wall protein gp1 yields the protein MVSAANFLAMVVTCALLMTSRDTCHAARHLADTTAAAAAPAAAAAAVPGLPAVPTMPQAALPPMPAVPAVTVPQVTLPPMPPAPKVTVPQVTLPPIPAAPKVTVPPQVALPPIPAVPSSVLPKLTLPPMPAAVVPSVGPKVALPPMPSVPAVNVPMPFAAPPPSA from the coding sequence ATGGTTTCCGCTGCGAACTTCCTGGCCATGGTTGTGACCTGCGCACTCCTCATGACCAGCCGCGACACCTGCCACGCGGCGCGCCACTTGGCCGACACgaccgccgcggccgcggctcccgctgctgctgctgctgccgtccCGGGCCTCCCCGCCGTGCCGACCATGCCACAGGCGGCGCTGCCACCCATGCCGGCCGTGCCCGCAGTCACCGTTCCACAGGTGACGCTGCCACCCATGCCACCGGCTCCCAAGGTGACCGTGCCGCAGGTGACGTTGCCGCCCATTCCGGCAGCTCCCAAGGTGACCGTGCCGCCGCAGGTGGCGCTGCCGCCAATCCCCGCCGTCCCTTCGTCCGTGCTGCCCAAGCTGACCCTGCCACCGATGCCCGCCGCCGTCGTTCCGTCCGTCGGCCCCAAGGTGGCCTTGCCGCCGATGCCGTCTGTCCCAGCCGTGAACGTGCCCATGCCGTTCGCGGCGCCGCCACCGTCGGCGTAG